The following coding sequences lie in one Oncorhynchus masou masou isolate Uvic2021 chromosome 20, UVic_Omas_1.1, whole genome shotgun sequence genomic window:
- the LOC135506863 gene encoding zinc finger and SCAN domain-containing protein 12-like: MANSNGMVFHTQIASIMEVLANAAVAEICKLVDDDYAVFRLEITQSQKENRSLRKKLLELKVARERAERTARERVLASSVKILDRYRGMARGEGHLTGGHRSFVKPAGHNTWRDDQPITIDDRSGTSTQQVIVIESAVAEAAGPGVKSESSEGEEDPWHSKDIQTRVAGAPPVATDDPTTAPAQPRTRCSITEVSGMPNAVLKSETKTLSVHTGSDHRSDPETLGLRRLGCPVPSSEYLPVFHQIQKMVNSRGDGDTLDTEVDDPSCSYATEMDPGNIPLGLKRPTDQSKWDWNQYSSSARSEGCLDKKGEVIVVDEVTVKVEGDVPPTWNAVSHQGDGHSQGRDFLDYRESLEINPNVTTHSPLHALMDCDLVSTSMGPSDSHGHILFDQVLNSNNRAGAQAQGGGATSGNIKEKRFLCMFCHKGFSCLQKVEIHQRVHTGEKPFSCTQCEKRFSRQDHLKRHQRVHTGEKPFSCTQCHMRFAQAGHLKMHLKVHTGERQFACTHCGKRFTERSYLRIHQQKKHSTL, from the exons ATGGCTAACTCTAACGgtatggtttttcacactcaaatagcctccatcatggaggtgctagcgaatgcagcagtggcagagatctgtaaactcgtagacgacgactatgcagtgtttcgtttggaaataactcaaagccagaaagaaaaccGGTCATTACGAAAGAAACTACTGGAACTGAAGGTGGCACGGGAGCGCGCAGAGAGGACAGCACGAGAGCGCGTCCTCGCCAGTAGTGTCAAGATCCTCGACCGATACAGAGGAATGGCAAGAG GTGAAGGACATCTCACTGGAGGCCACAGGAGCTttgtgaagccagcaggacacaATACATGGAGAGATGACCAACCAATCACTATTGATGACAggagtggaacctcaacccagcaAGTTATTGTGATAGAG TCTGCAGTTGCAGAGGCTGCTGGTCCTGGGGTCAAGTCGGAGAgctctgaaggagaggaggacccatGGCACAGTAAAGACATCCAGACTAGAGTAGCTGGAGCGCCCCCTGTAGCCACAGATGACCCCACCACTGCCCCAGCACAGCCCAGGACCCGATGCAGCATCACGGAGGTCAGTGGAATGCCGAACGCTGTCCTCAAGTCAGAGACCAAGACTTTATCTGTACACACAGGATCTGACCACAGGTCAGACCCAGAGACACTGGGGCTGAGGAGACTGGGCTGTCCTGTTCCCAGCTCAGAGTATTTACCGGTATTTCACCAAATCCAGAAGATGGTTAATTCCCGTGGAGATGGTGACACATTAGACACTGAAGTTGATGATCCGTCTTGTTCTTACGCTACAGAGATGGACCCTGGCAACATACCCTTGGGTTTAAAGAGACCGACTGATCAGTCGAAATGGGACTGGAACCAGTACAGTAGTAGTGCACGCTCTGAAGGGTGCCTAGATAAGAAAGGGGAGGTTATAGTGGTAGATGAAGTGACTGTGAAAGTCGAGGGGGATGTTCCACCCACATGGAATGCAGTTAGTCACCAAGGAGACGGACACTCACAGGGCAGAGATTTCTTAGATTACAGGGAAAGCTTAGAGATTAATCCAAATGTCACGACCCACTCCCCTTTACACGCACTCATGGATTGCGACTTAGTGTCCACGTCGATGGGACCTTCCGATTCACACGGCCACATCCTTTTCGatcaggtattgaactcaaaCAACAGGGCTGGAGCCCAGGCTCAGGGAGGGGGAGCCACATCAGGCAATATTAAAGAGAAACGGTTCCTTTGCATGTTCTGTCACAAAGGATTCAGCTGCCTCCAAaaggtggagatccaccagagggtccacacaggggagaaacctttcagctgtacccagtgtgagaagaggttctcccgCCAGGACCACCTGAaaaggcaccagagggtccacacaggggagaaaccgttcagctgtacccagtgtcacatgcgCTTTGCCCAGGCTGGTCACctgaagatgcacctgaaggtccacacggGAGAAAGGCAGTTTGCCTGTACGCACTGCGGGAAGAGGTTCACAGAGAGGagctacctcaggatacaccagcagaaaaaacATTCCACTCTATAA